One Vibrio sp. CDRSL-10 TSBA genomic region harbors:
- a CDS encoding NADH:ubiquinone reductase (Na(+)-transporting) subunit B: MGLKKFLEDIEPHFEPGGKHEKWFALYEAVATVFYTPGLVTKKSSHVRDSVDLKRIMIMVWLAVFPAMFWGMYNAGGQAIAALNHMYAGAQLTSIIDGNWHYWLTEMLGGTLASDAGWGSKMLLGATYFLPIYATVFIVGGFWEVLFCMVRKHEVNEGFFVTSILFALIVPPTLPLWQAALGITFGVVVAKEVFGGTGRNFLNPALAGRAFLFFAYPAQISGDLVWTAADGFSGATALSQWAQGGNGALVNSATGQAITWMDAFIGNVPGSIGEVSTLALAIGAAFIVYMGIASWRIIAGVMIGMIALSTLFNVIGSDTNAMFSMPWHWHLVLGGFAFGMFFMATDPVSASFTNKAKWAYGILIGLMCVLIRVINPAYPEGMMLAILFANLFAPLFDHIVVEKNIKRRLARYGK, from the coding sequence ATGGGCCTCAAAAAGTTTCTTGAAGATATCGAGCCTCACTTTGAACCAGGTGGCAAACATGAAAAATGGTTTGCTCTGTACGAAGCTGTTGCGACAGTGTTCTACACCCCTGGCTTGGTGACGAAAAAAAGCTCACACGTTCGTGATAGCGTTGATTTGAAACGTATCATGATCATGGTTTGGCTAGCAGTATTCCCGGCAATGTTCTGGGGTATGTACAACGCTGGTGGTCAGGCTATCGCAGCACTAAACCACATGTATGCGGGTGCGCAACTGACCTCTATCATCGATGGCAACTGGCATTACTGGTTGACAGAGATGCTGGGTGGCACGCTTGCGTCTGACGCGGGTTGGGGCAGCAAAATGCTGCTGGGTGCAACTTACTTCCTGCCTATCTACGCGACTGTCTTTATTGTCGGTGGTTTCTGGGAAGTGCTGTTCTGTATGGTGCGTAAGCACGAAGTTAACGAAGGTTTCTTTGTTACTTCTATCCTGTTCGCACTGATCGTTCCGCCAACGCTGCCACTATGGCAAGCGGCTCTGGGTATTACCTTTGGTGTCGTGGTTGCTAAAGAGGTGTTCGGTGGTACAGGTCGTAACTTCCTGAACCCTGCTCTGGCAGGCCGTGCATTCCTGTTCTTTGCATACCCGGCGCAAATCTCTGGTGACCTGGTTTGGACTGCGGCAGATGGCTTCTCTGGTGCAACAGCACTGAGCCAGTGGGCACAAGGCGGTAACGGTGCTCTGGTGAACTCGGCAACTGGCCAGGCAATTACCTGGATGGATGCTTTCATCGGTAATGTTCCTGGTTCTATTGGTGAAGTATCGACGCTGGCTCTGGCTATCGGCGCTGCATTTATCGTTTATATGGGTATTGCTTCATGGCGCATCATCGCAGGTGTGATGATCGGTATGATTGCGCTGTCGACCCTGTTTAATGTGATTGGTTCAGATACCAACGCAATGTTCAGCATGCCTTGGCACTGGCACCTGGTTCTGGGTGGTTTTGCATTCGGTATGTTCTTCATGGCGACGGACCCGGTTTCCGCTTCATTTACTAATAAAGCGAAGTGGGCATACGGTATTCTGATTGGCCTAATGTGTGTGCTTATCCGCGTGATTAACCCGGCTTACCCTGAGGGTATGATGCTGGCGATTCTGTTCGCGAACCTATTTGCACCGCTGTTCGACCACATTGTGGTTGAGAAAAACATCAAACGGAGACTAGCGCGCTATGGCAAGTAA
- the bolA gene encoding transcriptional regulator BolA, whose product MIQEVIETKLHNAFQPEYLKVINESYMHNVAPGSESHFKVIVVSDSFAGQRLLARHRQVNQALMEELSNHIHALAIHTYTPQEWNEKENSAPDSPMCVGGGH is encoded by the coding sequence ATGATTCAAGAAGTGATTGAAACCAAATTACATAATGCTTTTCAGCCAGAATATCTTAAAGTTATAAATGAGAGCTATATGCACAATGTTGCGCCTGGTTCGGAAAGCCATTTTAAGGTGATTGTTGTCAGTGACAGTTTTGCTGGGCAGCGTTTACTGGCGCGTCATCGTCAGGTCAACCAGGCACTGATGGAAGAGCTGTCAAATCATATCCATGCGCTGGCGATTCACACCTATACGCCACAAGAATGGAATGAGAAGGAAAACAGCGCCCCGGACAGCCCGATGTGTGTCGGTGGTGGCCATTAA
- the nqrM gene encoding (Na+)-NQR maturation NqrM has product MNTFLITFGVFLAVIAAMAVGYIFQKKVVKGSCGGLGAVGIEKVCNCPEPCDARKKREAREAARAERIAAWEKDRIA; this is encoded by the coding sequence ATGAATACTTTTCTGATTACATTCGGAGTATTTCTGGCTGTTATCGCTGCGATGGCGGTCGGCTATATCTTCCAGAAAAAAGTGGTTAAAGGCAGCTGCGGTGGTCTGGGTGCGGTTGGCATCGAGAAAGTGTGTAACTGTCCTGAGCCGTGTGATGCGCGTAAGAAGCGCGAAGCGCGAGAAGCAGCCCGTGCGGAACGCATTGCGGCATGGGAAAAAGATCGCATTGCTTAA
- a CDS encoding DUF2789 domain-containing protein, whose protein sequence is MELHQHGMAELFEQLGLGSSPQEMRDFITQHKHQRDSAPLYEARFWSASQAHFLKQAIEQDADWAELVDQLDVMLRP, encoded by the coding sequence ATGGAACTGCATCAACATGGTATGGCGGAGCTGTTTGAACAGCTCGGGTTAGGCAGCAGTCCGCAGGAAATGCGCGATTTTATTACTCAGCATAAGCATCAGCGTGACAGTGCGCCTTTATATGAGGCGCGATTCTGGAGCGCATCCCAGGCGCATTTTCTCAAACAGGCGATTGAACAGGATGCTGACTGGGCGGAGCTGGTGGATCAGCTCGATGTGATGCTGCGTCCCTGA
- a CDS encoding Na(+)-translocating NADH-quinone reductase subunit C → MASKNDSIKKTLFVVIALSLVCSIIVSTAAVGLRSKQQRNALLDKQSKIIEVAGIQESGSVPELFAQYIEPRLIDFKTGDFVEGNAAQFDQRAAAKDPAESIKLPADEDFGKIIRRSNTGVVYLVKDGDKVSKVILPIHGNGLWSMMYAFVAVETDGNTVAGITYYEQGETPGLGGEVENPSWRAQWPGKKLYDENHKPAIKIVKGGAPAGSEHGVDALSGATLTSNGVQHQFDFWLGDMGFGPFLTKVRDGGLN, encoded by the coding sequence ATGGCAAGTAAGAACGATAGCATTAAAAAGACGCTGTTTGTTGTTATTGCATTGAGCCTGGTGTGCTCAATCATCGTATCGACAGCGGCAGTGGGTCTGCGTAGTAAACAGCAACGTAACGCACTGTTAGACAAGCAAAGCAAAATCATCGAAGTTGCGGGTATTCAAGAGTCAGGTTCTGTTCCTGAGTTGTTTGCTCAGTACATCGAACCGCGTCTGATTGATTTTAAGACCGGTGATTTTGTCGAAGGTAACGCAGCGCAATTTGATCAGCGCGCAGCAGCGAAAGATCCTGCTGAGTCAATCAAACTGCCAGCAGATGAAGACTTCGGTAAGATCATTCGCCGTTCAAATACCGGCGTAGTGTACCTGGTGAAAGACGGCGACAAAGTGTCTAAAGTGATTCTGCCGATTCACGGTAACGGCCTGTGGTCTATGATGTACGCTTTTGTTGCAGTAGAAACAGACGGCAACACTGTTGCGGGCATTACTTACTACGAACAGGGTGAAACTCCTGGATTGGGTGGCGAAGTTGAAAACCCATCTTGGCGTGCCCAGTGGCCAGGTAAGAAGCTGTATGACGAAAACCACAAACCAGCGATTAAAATCGTGAAAGGTGGCGCGCCAGCAGGTTCTGAGCACGGTGTTGATGCTCTGTCGGGTGCAACACTGACCAGTAATGGTGTTCAACATCAATTCGACTTTTGGTTAGGTGACATGGGCTTTGGTCCGTTCCTGACAAAAGTTCGTGACGGAGGTCTGAACTAA
- a CDS encoding NADH:ubiquinone reductase (Na(+)-transporting) subunit D, whose protein sequence is MSRRYWITTQSRCKFLGVCSALAVTTKLETAFVMTLAVMFVTALSNFFVSLIRNHIPSSVRIIVQMAIIASLVIVVDQILKAYLYDISKQLSVFVGLIITNCIVMGRAEAFAMKSAPVPSFIDGIANGLGYGFVLITVGFFRELLGSGKVFGLEVLPLISKGGWYQPNGLMLLAPSAFFLIGFLIWTIRTFKPEQVEAKE, encoded by the coding sequence TTGTCGCGCCGGTATTGGATAACAACCCAATCGCGCTGCAAGTTTCTTGGTGTCTGTTCTGCTCTGGCAGTAACGACTAAGCTGGAAACGGCATTCGTTATGACTCTGGCGGTAATGTTTGTTACTGCTCTGTCTAACTTTTTCGTGTCTTTGATCCGTAACCACATTCCGAGCAGTGTTCGTATCATCGTTCAGATGGCGATCATCGCATCACTGGTAATCGTGGTAGACCAAATCCTGAAAGCATACCTGTACGACATCTCTAAACAGCTGTCGGTATTCGTTGGCCTGATCATTACTAACTGTATTGTAATGGGTCGCGCAGAAGCATTCGCGATGAAGTCAGCACCGGTTCCGTCGTTCATCGATGGTATCGCTAACGGTCTGGGTTACGGTTTTGTACTGATCACTGTGGGCTTCTTCCGTGAGCTGCTGGGTTCAGGCAAAGTGTTCGGATTGGAAGTGCTGCCTCTGATCAGCAAAGGTGGCTGGTACCAGCCAAATGGTCTGATGCTACTGGCACCTTCAGCATTCTTCTTAATCGGTTTCCTGATTTGGACGATCCGTACCTTCAAACCTGAACAAGTAGAAGCGAAGGAGTAA
- the nqrE gene encoding NADH:ubiquinone reductase (Na(+)-transporting) subunit E, translated as MEHYISLLVKSIFIENMALSFFLGMCTFLAVSKKVKTSFGLGIAVTVVLTISVPVNNLVYNLVLKPDALAPGVDLSFLNFITFIGVIAALVQILEMILDRFFPPLYNALGIFLPLITVNCAIFGGVSFMVQRDYNFGESVVYGFGSGLGWMLAIVALAGIREKMKYSDVPPGLRGLGITFITAGLMALGFMSFSGVQL; from the coding sequence ATGGAACATTATATTAGTTTGCTGGTTAAATCGATTTTCATCGAGAACATGGCACTGTCTTTCTTCCTGGGTATGTGTACCTTCCTGGCGGTATCTAAGAAAGTTAAGACATCATTTGGTCTGGGCATTGCGGTAACTGTTGTACTGACTATCTCTGTACCAGTTAACAACCTGGTTTATAATCTGGTTCTGAAACCTGATGCGCTGGCTCCGGGAGTGGATCTTAGCTTCCTGAACTTTATTACCTTTATCGGTGTAATTGCGGCGCTGGTACAGATTCTGGAAATGATCCTCGATCGTTTCTTCCCGCCTCTGTACAACGCGCTGGGCATCTTCCTGCCGCTGATCACAGTAAACTGTGCGATCTTTGGTGGTGTATCTTTCATGGTACAACGTGACTACAACTTCGGTGAATCTGTGGTTTACGGATTCGGTTCTGGTCTGGGTTGGATGCTGGCTATCGTCGCTCTTGCAGGTATCCGTGAGAAGATGAAATATTCTGACGTGCCTCCTGGTCTGCGTGGTCTGGGTATTACCTTTATCACAGCGGGTCTGATGGCGCTGGGCTTTATGTCTTTCTCTGGTGTTCAACTGTAA